In Planococcus citri chromosome 4, ihPlaCitr1.1, whole genome shotgun sequence, the genomic window CGTCTTGATATCCACCTTGACAGTAAGTTTTTTCCATGTTATCGAGACGCCTCTGGTATCCATAACGTTTGGCTTATTCTTTAGTGTCATCTGCGTCAAATTGAGTGGCTCTTTTAACGTCGTTAATGTTGATCGATTTGTTTAGTTTTCAGcatattttagaaatattaattattaGGTACTGGGCCTTTATTCATCTGGAAttcacattcaaatttttatcacagaTTTAGGtacttctttcaattttaaggTGGCACAAAAAGTCAATTATATTACCTATGATTAAAATTCTATTAGTGCTTTGGTCAAATAAATTTTAAGATCAGGCCAAATTTACTAGTAAGTATAATTCTCAAGatgtcaaattttattcatttaaagTTTTCGTATCCAGTATCGGGTACCTAATATTTCAATCTCAAGGCCATTCATTATCATCTCGAACGTAGAAAAATACGAGCACACATCTTGTTAGCAGATAACTTGGACGTACTTACAGCAAGAGAAATATCCGGTTTTGGGAACCCAATTCAGTataatttatcatttatttCCACACTTTTATCCGAATAAATAAAGATTTTACAAAActaactttttaataattttatttaaaaagtatcTACCTTATTTTCAGTCCATATTCCAGCACAGTTGATGataaaaaagattcaaattcGCGCGGCTCGACAAACGTACCTAATAAACAACTATTACACAACTGTTGCAAACACGTTAGATGactacctaccttacctatacctgtAGTAGTCGTTATGATCAGTTCTATCTTATGGAGTTAAACATACAGGTATAGTTTTTACTTATAAAACATGTTTCTTGGAATGTAATTTTAATGATTAGGTATATCTAACGattgagaagtttatttttgatgccAAACGGTGGACGTCGATCAGTATAGGTGCACGTACctattggtaagtaggtatttgaaattcaaagttttgttGTTTGAATTTAGAATTACCATTGGTCAAAATCTTCTCTTTTTTGACGAACTAAGCCGATCGGAGAagtttaaaaaccaaaaaataaactcttcgcaTATATTTATTaaactggaaaaattgatatatttttttatgtatatAACATTTTCATCGACAAATTTTTAGTCAACACCAccccctctcaaaaacctaaaaatagctTCTGCTCTAGAAATGGGGTCTATCATCATATATCTGCCCGGGGTCCTGAGAATAGGCACTTACCTAAATTTCAAAGCAaatgggcgggggggggggctcgattttaaattcattataaGCAGGAACTAGATGAGCCTACATTACTTTTAGGAGTGAATCACTTAATGTGCGCgcttcaaataggtacatatttatttagaaaataaCATCGTCTATAGTTacttaagtataggtacctacatatatctaCATATTAAGGGTTGCTCACTTATAATCTGATCTTCAGCGCAATAAAACTAAGCACatgaaaaattaagtaaatacaACACATCGCGATTATGTTTCGTTGCAAATTTTCGCTATCGAATCCCATAGAGTATAATGCTTCATCGCCAGTCTTAAAACATGGCACATCTGGTGTCTTTGAACACTGAATATATTCTACTCCTTGGAAGTATACGATTAACAAAGATTCGAGAGTGTAACTCATCCAGTAAATATACCGCACCCATAAAAATATCACAGGGATTGATCTCATATTCATTGTAAAACCACTGAATGGATAGATTAATGTAAAGACAACCATCGACCAGCCATCAGCCGCCGCTGAACTTTTCGTTGCCAGTGATAGGAATGTTcctgagaaataaaaaataaacatgcATCTTCTTCATTtatgtagttaggtacctacctatacatattataAGTCAGTAGGGGTAtctacttatttgaaattgaattagtTGATTTGCTTTGCTCAACTTACCAAAACAAGCTGATATATTAGCGAGTAGAACATTGATTGAGATGGTTACAAGGAATGCGAACCAACTTTTACGTAGTCCGAACAATTCATACGCTATAGATGTAAATATGATTGGATCCAACAATAATCTCGGAAGCTAAAGAAATTATTTATCGAATTAATAATGAACTCTGGCCTTTTTCTGGAACCCATACAATATTCATAAATAGGGCCAAAAGGCAGAGATCAATTTTTAGGATGGGAAATGAAAGGCCAATGCAGGAATTTTACTCAGATATATTTTCAAGCTAACAAGGGAACTCCGTGAATCATTCATAaacgaattaatcaattttttgaaaaaaccactcgcgaacgaatagattcatttttagcgaatcattcgccatcgccaacgaatcgatcaattctttaatttatttgtatgaatcaattcgttcgtgaaggaCTCACACAAAtaaattcgtttgcgaatatgatctgccaaaaaatattcaattcgttcgcgaaggattcactgaaaaattattcaattcgttcgcgaatgatccaccaaaattccaaaaattattaaattcgttcgtgaatgatttaccaaaaattaagtaaatgaatcgatttgttcgggAATGAtctaacaaaaattattcaattcgttcgcgaatgattcatcaacaattaatcaattcgttcgcaaatgattcaccaacaattaatcaatttattggtgaatgattctcaaaaaatgaggtacataaatcgattcgttcacgaatgattcaccaaaaatttttcaattcgttcgcgaacgatccaccaaaaaattattcaattcgttcgcgaatgattcatcaacaattaatcaatttattcgtgaatgattcaccaaaaatcaagtaaatgaatcgatttgttcgcgaatgattcacctcaccaaaaaataagtaaatgcaacgatttgttcgcgaatgattcactaaaaaattattcaattcgttcgcaaatgactcaccaacaattaatcaatttattcgtgaatgattcactaaaaatgaggtaaataaatcgattcgctcgcgaatgattcaccaaaaattcttcaattcattcgcgaacgatccgccgaaaaaattttcagttcgttcgcgaatgattcatcaacaataaatcaattcgttcgtgaatgattctccaaaaatcaagtaaatgaatcgatttgttcgcgaataatccgccaaaaattattcaatttgttcgtgaatgattcaccaaaaattgagtaaatgaatcgattcgttcgcgaatcattcactgaaaaattattcaattcattcgcaaatgattcaccaacatttaatcaattcattcgtgaatgattcactaaaaattaagtaaatgaatcgattcgtttgggaatgattcaccaaaaattattcaattcgttcgtgaatgattcactatattgaaccaaaattttcgaaaaattatccttATTTCCTACTaggtatacctaggtaggtaggtacatacttacgaAAGAAATGTAAGTCGATAGATAGAAAATTAGTGGCGTGTTCATATTGTTAGAATATTCTCGCCTAAACATGGGCATTTTTACTGGGAAATGCCATCTTGTGAACATGTAAGGAAAGAAATTCTCGGTCGTTAGCATTGATAACACTCCTTTGATTGACTGAATGCTTTCTTGATCCAAAACGTTAGGTGTTTTCATGCACATTCCCATAATTACAGCAATCacctgaaaaatcaaatttcactgtCTTAAGAAATTTTAGACTGAATTCATCTAAGGTATGTTTAGAATTTTGGTTCAACTTTTATGAGTTAGGTAGGTAAAGTAATGTACTTAGTTACCATTTGCTGAATGAACCCCATATATCGTCTAGATGGATCTCTTACGATACCCAGTACTTCACGATAagttattaaataaaatttatgaagcCAGGAAATATgttcgctgaaattgaaaagaaaatgcaTGAAATTTGTAATTGTGTTATGATTGAGTACCTACATTTCTACGGATTTTATCGAAGAAAATAACATCATTTACACGTCTTCTAATCCACTGAGCTTTTCCtgcgaataaaattaaaaattcactcttaaaatttctcaagtcaTAATTATAAGAACATCAACTCTGAACTTATAATACATCATAGTGAAATTACGAACAATTTCATGGTAGTCTTGATCATCAGCTCGCTCgcacgtatttttaaaatgttcactGTTTTCGAACTTCAAACAAATGTCATTAGTTCTATCGCTGGAATCGAGTTCACGTCCAGGAACTGTTGATAATAGACTTTGAATTAAATAATCAGCTGGATTTTGTTCTTTATTGTAGGAATAACCTACACTGAagacaacattttaaaaaaataccaattcatTGGGAAAGACAATAAAAACCATTCGCTTTTATTATAATTTGAGAATTCTTTGACCAAcctttggaaaaattccaaagcaTCATGAGTGGTTCCACTGAAGGCGACTTTTCCATCATGTAACAATATTATTTCATGAAACAGGTCCAATATTTTCGCACTAGGCTGATGAATTGAGCAAattatggttttatttttctgatcgGTCATATTTCGCATAATGGTCATGAGATTTAGAGCTCTAAATGAATCTAAACCTGTAAACAAAATTGAGGTGGTacgatttgacaattttttgaaattggtaccTCTTGATATAAAATGGGTACCTTtaaatctaggtaggtacctgtggTTGGTTCGTCACAAAATAGCAAAGCTGGCTTGATTAATAATTCTGTGGCTACAGACAACCGTTTACGTTCACCTCCTGATAAGTTgagctgaaatgaaaattttcaattctgtaGAGTTAAGTACCATCTACTCATAAATCTGAATTTACCATCAATAATCAGATCCGATCAAAATGTACTTGTACCTTTCCATCTTCGTCATTTGAAGTACCGATCAAACGATTTGCACATTCTGTCAAACCAACGTCCATTAATATTTCGTTCACCAATGCTTCACGACATTCGGTGGTGATTCTCTTATCTAATTTTATTTGTgcctaaaaacaaaaatgacatctaaacgatttttttctttccaagataggtacctaagtaagcCGTTTAGATGTCCTTACCGCTAAATGCAAGTGCTCTGAAACAGTCAATGTATGAACAAGTAAATCGTGTTGGTAAACAAATCCCGAAATTCTCTTCAGCAGTTCAGGTGGAATGTTGTGGCCATTTATTCGTATATCTCCAATCACTTTGAAATCTCCTGCGTAAAATTGCTATTTGTGTTATGGTCTGAATCCTGCTGGATCCTACGGTATGCAATTTGTGTTACTTACCTGACTGTCTATTTGCTAGCACTGACATCAAGGTAGTTTTTCCTGATCCACTAAAAATACAATATAAATACCTATATgcgtttgagattttttaaaattttattataatatgctctttattcaaaataaaaaatacttggtacatataaaaaattaaaaaaaaaatattcctataatacataaatcattttttattaaaatcattaTCATTTCTTACCTTGCTCCAAAAATGGCCACCAAATGTTTCGGCTTCACATATCCGTTCactagaaataaaaataattatacgtGAGTACTTACGTAGGAATTATTTGAGTTTCGTATTGGAGTAAGGAGTATGCAGATATTGCACGAATATTTATGATTTCTTAAAAGTCTGAAATTATGTCGagaattcatcaaattttttttccatttttgaaagtctgacaaaatattATGAATTCGAAGATcacctttttttgttttcaaaagtcagcgtgACGCGGATCAGCGTTACACAAATTTTGGAAAggcccccctctccccccaaaaaaaacatcatctacatatgtcaaaaaaaaaacatcgttgactttctgacattgtATCAGACTTCTTAAAACTTGGAAGAAAACTGATCAAACGGTGTGAGGTAGACTTTTGACAGCGAAAAAAATCTTGACCTTCCTACATTATgccagacttttgaaaacttatttGAGAGGAAAAGTCTATGTCAGACtgaagggggggggagggtcaatgaaattataattatcaaactttcaaaaatgactttctgatattttgtccaatttttttttgaatttggaattgCTGAAATATGTTATCCATTTTTTCGACAGACACAAGACGAAAGACgaacagatgaaattttttccttacCTAGAgatctttaaaaaaagaaagttttttgaacCTAATTTAGGCACAATAACACACAAACTGGAAAAAGTTTATAATAAATCCATATTGATAAGAAATGCTTACATTTTTTCTAGCATTTGAGACATGTTTTATAACCTCAAAGTGAAAATTCGTcatcatttaggtaggtaattgaattgcttacgaatattttttcttttaagtAAGTTCCCACTTTTGCTTGTGGTTGtaatgaaatatgatttttttctgtattctAATTCACTCGTATTATAGTATCTATCTATACAAGCTTTATACAATGaggttataaaaaaaaatatttaccattATGAATTAATTCTTTGGCAGTACGAGTAGTATTTCGAAACATATGCTGTGTCTTGAGATCAACTTTGATGGTGAGATTTTTCCACGTTATCGAGACACCTTTGGTTTCCATAGCTGTTGGCGTATCCGTTTTCATAATCAAATTCAACGTATAACTTGCACTCAATCATTGAAAATGGTATAGGTACCTGTTTgccccaacaatttttgagataAGAAACGTATAATtacttaatttcaatttttcgtcaagtacctgagtaaagttttttttcaatttggaaaagtgCATTCTTAAATGAATACTAAAatcgataatttaaaatttttttaaaattacaaaactgatttttttttaaaacataccTGATAAATTGATGATGCATGCTTATTTCTTATTGTTAGCTTTCATGCACACGatttttaggggaaaaatttaaaaaatcacagttcgacaacaattttaaaaactaggtaggtattatcaTAAATTCATAAGTAAACGTTATAAATACGTAATagtgtatgtactcgtacgattAAGTCTGTAGTACTGGTCTATGAAATTTAAAACGTGTTTTCTAGTTTTTATTATACTTACACAGAATCaattctatacctacctaagtagaTACATTAATAATAACTTGCAAGAACCGGTAAATACATTGATGGGAACGAATTTACATATGTTTTGtataactacatacatacatattttgaaatgcgACTTGCGATAGCCATATCCTCCAGTTGTCGTCGCACTTCGCCTCGTATAACACACGAGGCAATAACTGGAGAAGCATCCCAAACTCGATCCGAGCTATTTCATGATTAGCCTGCAATATTGTATTCGTGTAATTAGCGTTTTCCATTACTTAGTATCGGTTTTATAgcaaaatgagatgaaaatgaaaatttcaaatgtaaaataattttttagttgaGTTTTAACATTggggcgggtcgaaaaaaaaacgtaggtctcggaattttctgaaattcacatatgtggttccttttgagttgaaaacaccccaaaaaaatttttgcctccccccccccgtgacaccatggggctgagccacgtggctagagggctgcgatttgcgccattattcatcccttcaaaagttgtctctacaggaaaaatttcaaaaaaatcgccgacccccccccctaaccacttcttggtcgaattgacgtggaatgaccctatagtgcttttcttttcttatttttttaaaattttatttctgtacCTATTATATGAtctttttatgtaggtaggagACGATTTACTGAAGGTTCAACATATCCTTCTTCAAATATTCCTCTCATCACTTCATCATGTTTCCTTCGATAATGACGAAAGATACTATTGCCAACGTTTCATACATTTATTTATTACATTAGAACGTTTTAAAcctaaaaatgattaatttatgTACTCATTCAATTGTCAACATAGACTAGGTACACGATTATTTATTAAATGTTTACTCGTTGCAATAGAATATCGTTACGCGGTGTCAATAAACCGagatttttattgaattccAATGGAAACTTCATTTCTGGCGATACCCGAtaggaataattttttaaagcgtaaatcaaaccaactttcaCCATCGTTTTCCCGAAATTGGACCCTGTAACATGAGTACATATTTTCCGATCATATTCCATTTCAAATATGGTTCCATTGAAATCCTACAGTTTCCATGGCCTTCTGTAGGAGTAGATTAAGGGTAAGGTGCCCGAATGTCGACCacctagtttatttttggaataaaaagacCTGTAATTGACCTAGGTTCGCGCACAATGGCTCAAATGATAGCCACATGCCTCTAGTTTAATGCCCTAAAGTCACTAAACCTAAAACCCCCCCGCTGatttttcatggcgttttttccaaaaagtgagaaaattgaaaatcgcaaa contains:
- the LOC135843248 gene encoding protein scarlet-like — translated: MKTDTPTAMETKGVSITWKNLTIKVDLKTQHMFRNTTRTAKELIHNVNGYVKPKHLVAIFGASGSGKTTLMSVLANRQSGDFKVIGDIRINGHNIPPELLKRISGFVYQHDLLVHTLTVSEHLHLAAQIKLDKRITTECREALVNEILMDVGLTECANRLIGTSNDEDGKLNLSGGERKRLSVATELLIKPALLFCDEPTTGLDSFRALNLMTIMRNMTDQKNKTIICSIHQPSAKILDLFHEIILLHDGKVAFSGTTHDALEFFQSVGYSYNKEQNPADYLIQSLLSTVPGRELDSSDRTNDICLKFENSEHFKNTCERADDQDYHEIEKLSGLEDVEHISWLHKFYLITYREVLGIVRDPSRRYMGFIQQMVIAVIMGMCMKTPNVLDQESIQSIKGVLSMLTTENFFPYMFTRWHFPVKMPMFRREYSNNMNTPLIFYLSTYISFLPRLLLDPIIFTSIAYELFGLRKSWFAFLVTISINVLLANISACFGTFLSLATKSSAAADGWSMVVFTLIYPFSGFTMNMRSIPVIFLWVRYIYWMSYTLESLLIVYFQGVEYIQCSKTPDVPCFKTGDEALYSMGFDSENLQRNIIAMCCIYLIFHVLSFIALKIRL